From the Deltaproteobacteria bacterium genome, the window CAGTTTTCCGTAAAGGCCTCCGTAGGGCATATCAAGGATCTCCCGAAGGGGAAACTGGGGGTCGATCTTGAAAACAGTTTTCTCCCGACCTACGAGCTCATTGCTACCAAGAAGAAGGTGGTTGATGAATTGAAAAAGGCGGCCTCCGGTTCGGAGACAATCTTGCTCGCCCTTGACCCTGATCGTGAAGGGGAGGCGATCGCCTGGCATGTTGCCGAAGAACTCAAACCGGCTAAAAAAGTGAAAGGCGCGTCACCCGCGATTCACCGGATACTCTTTAACGAGATCACCAAAAAGGCGATCACCGAATCGATCAAGAAACCTCTGGCACTGGATAAGTCTCTTTACGAAGCCCAACAGGCCCGTCGTGTTTTAGACCGGCTTGTCGGTTATCAGATCAGTCCGATCCTCTGGGACAAGGTCCGGCGCGGACTCTCCGCCGGCCGTGTCCAGTCGGTGACCGTTCGTCTTGTTTGTGAGAGGGAACGGGAGGTCAAGGCCTTCAGTCCGGTAGAGTATTGGACCCTCGCGGCCCAACTCCTGGGGAGCCAGGAGCCTGCCTTCCTTGCCCGTCTGATCACGCACGGTGGCAAAAAGATGGAGGTTTCAAAAGAGGTCGAGAGCCACAAGATTGCGATCGACCTCAAGAAGGCCTCTTTTAAACTCTCCAAGATTACCAAAAAGGAACGAAAGAGATACCCGCTCCCCCCCTTTATCACGAGCAAACTCCAGCAAGATGCCTCGCGCAAACTCGGATTTTCGGCCAAGAGGACGATGATGATTGCCCAACAGCTCTATGAAGGGGTGGAAGTGGGGGAAGAGGGGTCCGTCGGGTTGATTACCTACATGAGAACCGATTCCACCCGTGTCTCCGACGACGCCATCGGTGAAACGAGACAATTTATTTCAAAACAGTTTGGTGCCAATTTCCTGCCCGAAAAACCGATCTTTTATAAAAACAAAAAAGGGGCGCAGGATGCCCATGAGGCGATCCGGCCAACGAGCGTTGGCTACCACCCGCAGGAGATCAAAAAATATCTCGATCCGGATCAGCTCAAACTCTACGACCTGATCTGGAAGAGATTTGTCGCCTCGCAAATGGTTCCGGCTGTTTTTGACCAGACCGCCTTTGACATCGAGGCGGCCGATTATGGCCTGCGGGCCAATGGTTCCGTTATGAAGGAGCCGGGGTATACCGTTGTCTATCATGAGGACCGCGAGGAATCCGAGGAAACTGAGGACGAGGGAGAGGGGGTTTTACCCATTCTTTCCGAAGGAGAACTGCTCAAATTGCTTGACCTTCAGGAGGAACAGCATTTTACGGAACCACCTCCCCGTTTCACTGAGGCCTCGCTGATCAAGGAGTTGGAGATTAAGGGAATCGGTCGTCCCTCAACCTATGCGGCGATCCTCTCCAACATTCAGGACAAGGAATATGTCAAGAAGGAACAGGGCCGGTTTTACCCGACCGACTTGGGGTTCATCGTCAATGACCTGTTGATTGATAA encodes:
- the topA gene encoding type I DNA topoisomerase, yielding MKKTLVVVESPAKAKTISKYLGSQFSVKASVGHIKDLPKGKLGVDLENSFLPTYELIATKKKVVDELKKAASGSETILLALDPDREGEAIAWHVAEELKPAKKVKGASPAIHRILFNEITKKAITESIKKPLALDKSLYEAQQARRVLDRLVGYQISPILWDKVRRGLSAGRVQSVTVRLVCEREREVKAFSPVEYWTLAAQLLGSQEPAFLARLITHGGKKMEVSKEVESHKIAIDLKKASFKLSKITKKERKRYPLPPFITSKLQQDASRKLGFSAKRTMMIAQQLYEGVEVGEEGSVGLITYMRTDSTRVSDDAIGETRQFISKQFGANFLPEKPIFYKNKKGAQDAHEAIRPTSVGYHPQEIKKYLDPDQLKLYDLIWKRFVASQMVPAVFDQTAFDIEAADYGLRANGSVMKEPGYTVVYHEDREESEETEDEGEGVLPILSEGELLKLLDLQEEQHFTEPPPRFTEASLIKELEIKGIGRPSTYAAILSNIQDKEYVKKEQGRFYPTDLGFIVNDLLIDNFPDILSVEFTAKMEEELDEVEEGRRSYLQAITDFYGPFSKTLISAKENMKNVKRQEIATELVCDKCGNPMVIKWGRRGEFIACTNYPACKNTREFERKDDGKIKLSKLEVTGEFCGTCGSQMVIKSGRFGKFLACSKYPECKTSRAISLGITCPLCNGKIAERRTKKGRVFYGCTSYPKCTYATWDRPLKEACPQCGATFLLLKSSKKSGDKISCPKECGFTREEGKV